The sequence below is a genomic window from Paramisgurnus dabryanus chromosome 4, PD_genome_1.1, whole genome shotgun sequence.
CTATTCTGACAGCTATCATACAAGACAGTCTTTATGCACTTTTTCATAAAACTATGGCCACATAAAATTTGTAGGAAAGTTGGCTATTTTTGCATAATGGATTGATTTGAGTAACCTAAACATGATTAAAAGGGAGGGAtctagtttttttcttatggtTGTTGTCTCTCTGTTGCTTTTAATTTGTCGTACACAGCGTACTCAAAAAATTCAGTTAGAAACAAAAGGTGCTTGTACAAGAGGAAAATTCTCTGTGTACGCTCTTTTTGCTGCTGCATCAGATCTTTATTCCTTGCTTTGTTTTTCACTAATTTCCCAGAATTCCCTCAGAGCTGCGATTCCAGTATACCGTTGGTGGCGCAGGAGTTGATGCGTAAGATGATTCAGCGGTTTGCCTTGGAATATGCTTCTAAAAGTCAGGCTCATGAAGGCTTGAACGGCCTAAGCGACAACTCTGAGCCTCTTCCTCACCAACCGGATCCTGATGGGCCCCTGGACCTCACCGTCAGCCGAGCTTCCCAGGCTCTGCAACAAGGTATCCACTATAAACAAATCTTGAGTACTTGAATGGTATTATTGGTATTTTCTGATTTTAGAAGATGCATCTCACTATGTCTGTTCATCAATTTTGCCTAGCTCTGAATAGTAAAAATATTcagttaaaatatttgtttacccagttttttataaatacttttttgcttAAGGCAGTGCAGATAATAATTCCTTATTTTTCATGGATTGCTTTTCATAGTAGACGGAGTACTTGATCTTTCAAAGAAAAGCTCATCTTCAGAAAAGGCATCTATTCAACAAGAAGTTTCAGGGTGAGTACTTTGGATTTTCGTGTTGTGTGTTTGACTCTTTGGGTGCTTCTCAATTCTTTTTTGTGCATACTCGTTTCCTTGCTTCCTTTCCTCGCGTCTTAGCTCCACCCCCCTAGAATGCGAAGGAAAGATGAGAGACGGAGGAGTCTAAGCATTAAGTAAATGGCATATCCTCACCCTCTATATAAAGttaatcatttattataaaaaatcaggtgcattaaaaaactaaaaaatatgGAACAAGAAAAACAAAGTTAAACACCTACTTGAGCTAAGAGCTTATAGCCTCACTACAGAAAAATCGAATTATTTAAAGTGCCCTAAAATGAATGATAGGTGTccataaatattatatatacttACTGAAATGAGTCTAAATTtacaataatttataattaatacTAATATTTATGCGTGTTTGAATGTAATGTGACCATATGAAAGTGGAGGAGTTAATTCGATAAAACACTCGCTCACGACTCCTCAGGTAGTTCACTTTTTTTGTTCATGGCCTCCTTACACTGCAACTAAAGAATCGAGATGTCCTAAAAGATGGTGGAGCTTGACTGGTTTCGGGTCGTAGGATGTAGGACGTTGATGCCATGTAACAAGGAAGCAAATTGAGAAGCACCCATTGTCTTGATCCTAAAAGTCTTGTAGCTGATATTTTAATACTGCAAAGTGAAATTAACTTGGGTATTTTATAAAACTAACTTAGCTCTAACTGTAACTAATcctttgttacatttttattctgttttggtAATTTGTGTCTGAGAACAAGAAAATAGTTTTGATCTGAATAAAGTTTCAGACTAAAGTGGttagtaaaatacatatttttcacatttacatAGTGAAATTTAAAGTGCAGGATGAGGAAACAAGAGGAAAAGAAAGATAAGAACAGAACATTCACTGCACTTTTTTCACTATGCAAAAgtttgaataaatattttattatatatatacaaataattACAATTTCTGGGCCTGTTTAAtatgaatttttatttattatgtggATATAattttttggttgttttaaatttaTGCACCTGAAGTACCAAGTTTCAGAGAACatgtattatttctttatttcatATCAGATTTGCCTGcccaaacattttaaatgtttttattgtagAGTTTAGTGCTTATTTTGTTGCACTGCCAAAGGGTTGACTCTTTTCTAACTTGTTGGAAGGTAACGTCACATTTGCCAACAGTCAGGCACTTCACTTGTTCCTCTGTGCTGGctgtattatttgtttatttatctaTTCGTTTATTTATGCAAACTTATTTTCACACGAGAAATAAATAGGAGAAATACCTTACAAAATGCAGCTGCATTGCAAAGATACTGGAAGTACTTCCGTAGACGCTTGTCTTTCACCACACGATTGACGAGAGACTGTCCTTCCAAGAAGTATCGTTTGCAACCTAAGGCCAAAAACAAAGTGTTTACCCTCAAACGACTCAGAGGCTTTGTGTTATACAGACAATTGAGAAGCGAGTGATGTTACCAAAAGACAAGGCAGTAAAGGAGTGGACCCTGAGTGCGTCCTGTCAATGGTCCGCTCACCCATTCGTTTCTCATCCTCCCACCCACCTCCCCTTAGGAGCCCAATTGGAGAGGACTATTTGGATCGCAGCTCTGAGTTTGCAGAAGGTTTGCTCTCCAAAGCCTTGAAAGATATTCGGTCGGGATCACTGGACATTCACAAAGCAGCCATATTATACGGCATACCTCAGAAAACTTTACAGCTCCAGACCGAGGCCTTATCATCAGAGTGGAAGGCAGGAGGACCACAGATGTTTGGAGAGAACGGCAGGGGAACGGACACGGCGTGGCCATCCAGCGACACCCGGCTTATCCTGCAGAAGGTAGCAGCCTGGGCTCGCTCTCAGTCGGAGCAATCTGAAGTAGGAAAATGTAAATTTACATCAAAAGAGCACACTGAGCTGAAGTTCCCGGCAGCGGTGGCTGCCTCGTCATACCTTCACCACTTAACCTTGCAGAGAATGGTCTCACAGCTGCGAGAGCAGCCTCTTGCTAGCTCTGAGCCGGCCACGCCTCCTCAGAGTCCTACCACTGGGCCAGCTGTGCACATCCGAATCCCTCAGGTACGCTCAAGTGCTCAGCCCAAAGCCCAGCTAGATCTGGCCGGCCTGGTGGATGCTGTTTACCAGGCCAACAAAGGTTCTAATGGCTCTGCTGCTCTCCACAAGCTGAAGACCATTCTCCCCAAACAGGGCTTGGTCGAAAGCCATTCGGGTCTGGACTCATCATATCTGCTCCAGGGGGATCTGCCTCCACTGTGTCTGAATCTTAAGAACGGGTGCGTTGGCGGGAGTGTCACCGGAAGCTTGGTTGACTGTGAAGATGATGGAAATCGAGACAAGCAGCCACGAAAGAAACGCGGTCGTTATCGTCAATACGACCACGATATCCTAGAGGAGGCCATAGCCATGGTGATCGGCGGGAAGATGAGCGTGTCGAAAGCGCAAGGCATCTATGGGGTGCCACACAGCACCCTCGAGTACAAAGTTAAAGAAAGAACGGGCATGCTCAAGACCCCACCAAAAAAGAAGCCCCGCCTTGTCGAAGCAGCAAGCTCAGGCTCTGGAAAGTCAGGGACAACAACCAATGCCTCAACTACTGCCTACAAACAGTCTTAATTCAAAACCAAAACCTCAGCTGTTTCCTAGAGATGGTTTTAACCAACACACATCGTCTGAATTACAGCCAACATACGTTTTTCTCGTTTTAAACGTGCAGTCAGGACCTCATTTAGACTTGGAAAAAACACTTGAATTTTCAACCACAGGTTAAATGGTACATTTCATCAAATCACAAAACATgcctttaaaaagtttattcaGGGGTTTCACTGTGGATATCtaatatgaatatatatttaaaatgtagtaaAGCACTGTTGATTTTTAAGTTAAGTACAATTTTAAAACTAAGAAATATTCAGGTTTTGTTCACACATAAGCTAATCTCAGCTTATAAATGATTGTTGTATGCAGCTTACACACTATTAGTCTTTGTAGCGACTGgtcgttttttttatttcaagtcTTTTAACACAGTATTTTATATGTGACAACCTGGGTacattgtaatgttttatttatctcaCCACTTGGGAATGTCCATCCCTATATGCAATTGGTAGATATAGGTACACGTTTTCACTCCAGCAGCTGCTTTGaggtttttgttgttgttgaaaaCTAAAGTTTAAATTTAGTTGCGTTGAGTAATTGGATTAGATCATTGGAGTGAAGGCTTGGACCATCTCAGGCTTTTTGTGGATGTGGCTTCCTACATTCTGCACCAACATTTCTCAAGTTCTTAAAAGTTTTCTAATTCTATATATGCATTACTTTAGCTTTTATGTTTTGCCCCTTTTCCTTTTTTTCTGCAAATATGTGCAGCAAATCATATTGGGGTAAGCTGGAAATGCAACGTAATGCATGTCAAAATGCACTGGTGAAAAAGTTTGATGGTAGTCACAGTGAATGTTTTATAACATTAGATTAATATTTATTACTTTATCAGTACTTAAAACTACTGAAATCGTCATCAAAATATTCCTATTGCTGCTTTAAATTCTGTGCTGTTTTTCGCACTAAAGGCATCATTGCATTATTTGTCCGCTGTAACCAAAACATTTCAGGGTCATTTTCCCATTCCATATACGCACTCCATGAACGAAGCGGATCAGAGTAGGGTGCTTCTGATCTTAAATCAGAATTTCTCCTCGTCCAGGTCCCAATTACGTGATATGCTCAACATGGGACATACATGCAAACATGGTGCTACTCTGAATTGCTTTGTTCGTATAGCCAGGTTTCTGTAGTTTTGCTGCTCAGTTGTTTTCTCATATTAATGATTACTATAGCTTTTAATGACCTATTATACAGTTTCACTTTGATACCGGTAATGCATCCAAGTCCTTATTTATAGCATGGACATATTTTTATGGGGTTTTAGAAACTCTTGTAGTTTTTTCCATTC
It includes:
- the lcorl gene encoding ligand-dependent nuclear receptor corepressor-like protein isoform X2; protein product: MATQCSSKCTVERKGFRRELDSWRHKLIHCVGFESILEGIYGPRLLQDLNIFDECEPETVDDWSMDANCSFCNLQLEKLNDHSSAVVMPTSPTPAETPSPQGLSISDKLQCQADRFLHAIFRKKEFPQSCDSSIPLVAQELMRKMIQRFALEYASKSQAHEGLNGLSDNSEPLPHQPDPDGPLDLTVSRASQALQQVDGVLDLSKKSSSSEKASIQQEVSGSPIGEDYLDRSSEFAEGLLSKALKDIRSGSLDIHKAAILYGIPQKTLQLQTEALSSEWKAGGPQMFGENGRGTDTAWPSSDTRLILQKVAAWARSQSEQSEVGKCKFTSKEHTELKFPAAVAASSYLHHLTLQRMVSQLREQPLASSEPATPPQSPTTGPAVHIRIPQVRSSAQPKAQLDLAGLVDAVYQANKGSNGSAALHKLKTILPKQGLVESHSGLDSSYLLQGDLPPLCLNLKNGCVGGSVTGSLVDCEDDGNRDKQPRKKRGRYRQYDHDILEEAIAMVIGGKMSVSKAQGIYGVPHSTLEYKVKERTGMLKTPPKKKPRLVEAASSGSGKSGTTTNASTTAYKQS